TGGCGCACGCCGGCTCGGAGCTCGTGCGGATCACGGTCAATACAGAGGAAGCCGCGGCGGCGGTGCCACGCATCGTCGAGCGGCTCCAGGACTCCGGTTGCACCGTGCCCATCATCGGTGACTTCCACTACAACGGCCACATCCTGCTCAAGAAATACCCCGAGTGCGCGCGCGCGCTGGCCAAGTACCGCATCAATCCCGGCAACGTGAGCGTGGGGCGCAGGGACGACGACAACTTCCGCGCCATGATCGAGGTTGCGGTCGAGAACCAGAAGCCGGTGCGCATCGGCGTGAACTGGGGCTCGCTCGACCAGGCCCTGCTCACTAGGATGATGGACGAAAACGCCGCGCTGGCGGCCCCCAAGGACGCGCGCGAGGTCACCATGGAGGCCATGGTGGAGAGCGCGCTGCGCTCGGCAGCGCTGGCGGAGAAGTACGGCCTGCGCTCCGACCAGATCATCCTCAGCGCCAAGGTGAGCGGCGTGCAGGACCTGATCGATGTCTACCGCGCGCTGGCGGCGCGCTGCCGCTATCCCTTGCACCTGGGCCTGACCGAGGCCGGCATGGGCATGAAGGGCACCGTCGCCTCCACCGCGGCGCTGGGTGTGGTGCTGCAGGAAGGCATCGGCGACACCATCCGCGTCTCTCTTACTCCCGCTCCCGGCGGCGACCGCACCGAGGAAGTGGTGGTGGCGCAGCAGATCCTGCAGTCCCTGGGCATCCGCAGCTTCACCCCGCAGGTGACCGCGTGCCCCGGCTGTGGACGCACCACCAGCACCTTCTTCCAGGAGATGGCGGAGCAGATCCAGAACTACCTGCGCCGGCAGATGCCGCTATGGAAGGAGAAATACGCGGGGGTGGAGGAGATGCACGTGGCGGTGATGGGGTGCGTGGTCAACGGCCCGGGCGAATCCAAGCATGCCAACCTGGGCATCTCCTTGCCCGGGACCTTCGAGGAGCCTAAGGCGCCGGTCTTCGTGGACGGGCGCCTGATGACCACGCTGCGCGGCGACCACATCGTGGAGGAGTTTCTGGCGATCCTGAACGAGTACGTCGAATCGCACTACGCCGCCCGCACCGAGGTGGGTAGCCAGGCCTAGCCGCCGGCGGCCTAGGCAGCCGCCAGCAGCAGGTAAGAAACCGCGACCCAGACGGAGAATCCCAGCATCATCAGGGTGATGCGCACCGCCAGGTTGTCAGCGATCGCGTTGTATTTCGCGTCCATCGTTGCCTCCTTGGCGATCCCCCTCTTGCTTGCCCCTGTCCGATGGACGGCCGAAGCGCCTCTTGGTTAGCAGCCCCTTGTTGCCCGAGCCGCTTCTGCCGCCTTCTGGGTATTCATACGCGCCAGGAGCGAAAAAGTTCCGGGGAAAATGGGGGTTGCCACGATGTTCTTGGGACGAAGGGACGAACGGATGAACCGAGGTTCAGCGCCTCAGGCGGGAAAGTGCAAGGACGCTGTCTCCCCGGCGGCCGCCGGCTCCGCCACCGCCTGCAACTCGGGATAATGGCGCAGCAGGATCTCCGGGGCCGGCACCTTCTGCCCGCCCAGCAGGTATCTCAATTCCAGCGCGTTGACCAGACCCTTGCCTTCGAAGTGGTTATTGGCCACCACGAAGGTGATGCGGGTTTTGCCGGCAACCTCCTGCACCTTCGACTTCCAGCCTTCCAGTTCATCCAGGTTGTAGAGGTAGTCGTAGCGGTCGTGGGGATGCTCGGCCTCGAACCACTGGTCGTAGCGGCGGCCGTGCAGGCGGATGTAGCCGATGGAAGAGGTGGCGTGCGCGGTGGGCTCGAGCGAGCGCCCGATCACGGGCTGGTCGATGTTGCAGAAGGCCACGCCCTTCTGCGCGAAGTAGCGGAGGATGCCCTCGTTGTTCCAACTGGCGTGGCGCACCTCCACCACCAGGGGATACTCGTGGAAGCGGGGCAGCAATTGCTCCAGGTAGTCGCGGTTCTCGCCGGTGTTTTTGAAGGAGACGGGGAACTGCAGCAGCAGCGCCCCCAGGCGGCCCTCGGCGGCGATGGCGTCCAGGCCCTCCTTGGCCAGGGCCTCGTCCTCGGGTGCGGGACGGATGGTGGCAGCCGAGGTCGGCTCCATCTGCGCGTTGGGGGAGTGCGTGAAGGCGCGGTTCAGCTTGGCCGTGAACAGGAAGTCGGCATTGACGGCCGCCGCCTTGCGGCACCACAGCTTGCCCAGTTCCGGGCGGATGTGGCCGTAGAAGGACGTATTGATCTCGATCAGGTCGACGTAGCGCGCCAGATACTCCACGGGATGCTGCGCGCGCTTGAGTCCGGTCGGATAAACGGTGCCTTC
This genomic window from Terriglobales bacterium contains:
- a CDS encoding DUF72 domain-containing protein; translated protein: METPPNLRIGIAGWSYKDWEGTVYPTGLKRAQHPVEYLARYVDLIEINTSFYGHIRPELGKLWCRKAAAVNADFLFTAKLNRAFTHSPNAQMEPTSAATIRPAPEDEALAKEGLDAIAAEGRLGALLLQFPVSFKNTGENRDYLEQLLPRFHEYPLVVEVRHASWNNEGILRYFAQKGVAFCNIDQPVIGRSLEPTAHATSSIGYIRLHGRRYDQWFEAEHPHDRYDYLYNLDELEGWKSKVQEVAGKTRITFVVANNHFEGKGLVNALELRYLLGGQKVPAPEILLRHYPELQAVAEPAAAGETASLHFPA
- the ispG gene encoding flavodoxin-dependent (E)-4-hydroxy-3-methylbut-2-enyl-diphosphate synthase; protein product: AHAGSELVRITVNTEEAAAAVPRIVERLQDSGCTVPIIGDFHYNGHILLKKYPECARALAKYRINPGNVSVGRRDDDNFRAMIEVAVENQKPVRIGVNWGSLDQALLTRMMDENAALAAPKDAREVTMEAMVESALRSAALAEKYGLRSDQIILSAKVSGVQDLIDVYRALAARCRYPLHLGLTEAGMGMKGTVASTAALGVVLQEGIGDTIRVSLTPAPGGDRTEEVVVAQQILQSLGIRSFTPQVTACPGCGRTTSTFFQEMAEQIQNYLRRQMPLWKEKYAGVEEMHVAVMGCVVNGPGESKHANLGISLPGTFEEPKAPVFVDGRLMTTLRGDHIVEEFLAILNEYVESHYAARTEVGSQA